CGCCCTGCAGAGCCAGGTCGCCGACGCCTGCCCGGCTTACACCGGCGCGTACGTGAGTTCGGCGCTGCGCCTGGACAATCCGGCCGGGGCGACGCTGCTCGACGCGCGCGAGCGGGCCCTCACGACCGAGGGCGGCCACGTGCCACGGCTGTCCGCACCGGTGACTACGCTCTTCCAGCAGGGCGAGCTGGGCCGCAACAAGGTGAACCTGGTCGCCCGCACCGGGTTCGCCGACCACGTGCGGATCCTCGACGGCGGCCGCGGCCCCGGCGTCTGGCTGCCCGACGGGTTCGCCGCGGAGAAGGGGATCCGCGCCGGTGACCGCGTCCCGGTCACCACGGCCGGCCGCACCGTGACCATGCCCGTCGCGGCGGTGTACCGGGACCTGCGGTCCGACCCCGACCAGCCGTACTGGTGCAGCCTCACCGAGCTGTACCGCGGCAAACCGCTCGGCGAGACCCCGATCTACCCGCTCGCGCTCCTGTCGCGGGAGGACTTTCTCGGCGCGGCGGGAGGCAGCGGCGTCCGGATCGGCGCCACGATCGAACTGCCGCTCGACGCGGACGGCCTCACCACCGCGAACGCCGTGCCCGTCCTGGACGGCCTGCAACGGCTGCGCGACGACACCAACCACGCCGTTGACCGGTATCCCGACCAGGTCCAGTTCGTCTCGAACCTGCCCGCGATGACCGACCGCGCGAACCTTGTCGTCCGCGCGCTCACCGGCACGGTCGTGCCCCTCGCCGCGGCCGCCACGCTCGCCGGGCTCGTCGTGGCCGGAGCGGCGGGCGGGTTCTGGGTGGACCGGCGCCGGGCCGAGCTGACCGTGTTGTCCGCGCGCGGCGTCGGCCCGGCCGCGCTCGCCGGCAAGGCCGTGCTCGAAGTCGCGCTCGTCGTCGCCGCCGGAGGGGTCGGCGGGTGGTTCGCGGCGCGGGCCCTGGTCGCCTCGGCGGGTCCGAGCGGCCTGTTCACACCGGCCGCGGTGCACGGCTCGATCTGGGCTGTCGGAGGCGCGTTCCTGGTGACGCTCGGCGCGGTCGCGCTGGTCGCCGCGCGACGGGCGGCGCACCTGTTCGACGTGCCGCCGGTGCGGGCGCGCCGCGCGCGGTGGGTGCCGTGGGAGCTCGTGCCGCTGGCGGCGGCCGTGGCGAGCTGGTTCCTGCTCGGCGACGAGGTCCAGGCGGGGGCGGGCGGAGCGGTCGGCACCGTGGCGCGCGTGCCGCCCCGGCTGGTGGTGGCACCGATCCTGCTGGTGATCGCCCTCGCGATCGCGGCGGCGCGGGCCGTGCGCTGGGTGCTGTCTCGGGCACGGGCCCGCGGTGGTCCACAGCGCCCCGGCTGGTTCCTGGCCGGCCGCCGGGTCCTGGCCGGGCCGGTGGCGGCGGCCATGCTGACCGGCGCGACCGCGGTTCCGGTCGCGCTCGCCGTGTACGGCGCGTCGGTGACCGGCTCGGTGGACCGCACCCTGCACGCGGAGGGCCAGCTGATCGTCGGCACGGACGTGGTGTTCTCGCTGGAGACCCGCGCGCCGGTGCCGCCCGCGCTCGCGGACCGGGCGAGCCTGGTGTCCGTCTACGGCAACGCCCGGGTCGCCGGCAGCACGGTCGAGGTGCTCGGTGTCGACCCGGCGACGTTCGGCAGGGCCGCGTTCTGGGATCCCGCGCTGCCCGGCCCGTCGCTGGACGAGCTGCTCGGACGGCTCGCGCGCGGGGAGCCGATCGCGTTGCTGGCCGGCCTGAACCGCGCGCACGGGACATCCACAGTGGACATCGGAGGGCGCAGCGTGCCGCTGACCGTGGTGGCGGTGCCCCAGCTGCCGGGCAAGAAGTCGGGCAACCCGCTGCTCGTGGTGCGCCAGGACGTCCTGGACGGGCTCGGTCTGGTGACCCGGCCGCAGCTGTGGGTGCGCGGGGACCCGGACGAGATCCTGGCCGCGGCATCCGGGCTGCCGGTGCGCACCTACGCCGAGGCGGCGAACGTGACCGCGGCCGGGGTGTACTCGCCGATCACCTACACGTTCGGCTTCCTCGCCGCGGTGTCGCTGCTGTGCGGGGCGATCATCGTGGTCGGGTTGCTGCTCTACCTGACGGCGAAGGCCCGCGCGCGGCGGAGCGCGTATGTCCTCTTGCGACGGATGTCGGTGACGCCTGCCGACCACTGGCGGGCGCTGTGTTTCGAGGTGGGCGGGCTGTTGCTGGCCGGGTTCGCCGCGGGACTCGTGCTCGCCGTGGTGGCGGTCGGCCTCACCGCCGAGGCCTACGACGTCAACCCCTCGACCCTGCCCGGCACGCTGCTGACCCCGCCGTGGGGCTTGGTCGCCGGGCTGGCGGCCGCGGCGGCGGTCACCACCGCGCTGGCGGCGGGCGCGGCACAACGCGCGGTGTCCCGCGCCCGGCCGGCGGAGGTGCTGCGTGACGCGCGATGAACCGGCGCTGTGGTGTGAAGACGTCACGTACGACTACCCGACACGGGGCGAGACCGTGCACGCC
The window above is part of the Amycolatopsis thermoflava N1165 genome. Proteins encoded here:
- a CDS encoding ABC transporter permease, which encodes MNHWGLPSPWSRAPWMLLRRPAVAVAVAAAAFLVALPAAAAALFLSAAGNAALQSQVADACPAYTGAYVSSALRLDNPAGATLLDARERALTTEGGHVPRLSAPVTTLFQQGELGRNKVNLVARTGFADHVRILDGGRGPGVWLPDGFAAEKGIRAGDRVPVTTAGRTVTMPVAAVYRDLRSDPDQPYWCSLTELYRGKPLGETPIYPLALLSREDFLGAAGGSGVRIGATIELPLDADGLTTANAVPVLDGLQRLRDDTNHAVDRYPDQVQFVSNLPAMTDRANLVVRALTGTVVPLAAAATLAGLVVAGAAGGFWVDRRRAELTVLSARGVGPAALAGKAVLEVALVVAAGGVGGWFAARALVASAGPSGLFTPAAVHGSIWAVGGAFLVTLGAVALVAARRAAHLFDVPPVRARRARWVPWELVPLAAAVASWFLLGDEVQAGAGGAVGTVARVPPRLVVAPILLVIALAIAAARAVRWVLSRARARGGPQRPGWFLAGRRVLAGPVAAAMLTGATAVPVALAVYGASVTGSVDRTLHAEGQLIVGTDVVFSLETRAPVPPALADRASLVSVYGNARVAGSTVEVLGVDPATFGRAAFWDPALPGPSLDELLGRLARGEPIALLAGLNRAHGTSTVDIGGRSVPLTVVAVPQLPGKKSGNPLLVVRQDVLDGLGLVTRPQLWVRGDPDEILAAASGLPVRTYAEAANVTAAGVYSPITYTFGFLAAVSLLCGAIIVVGLLLYLTAKARARRSAYVLLRRMSVTPADHWRALCFEVGGLLLAGFAAGLVLAVVAVGLTAEAYDVNPSTLPGTLLTPPWGLVAGLAAAAAVTTALAAGAAQRAVSRARPAEVLRDAR